A genome region from Pseudorca crassidens isolate mPseCra1 chromosome 20, mPseCra1.hap1, whole genome shotgun sequence includes the following:
- the LOC137215483 gene encoding ferritin light chain-like — translation MSSQIRQNYSTEVEAAVNRLVNMHLRATYTYLSLGFSFHREDLTLEGVGHFFCELAEEKLEGAERLLKMQNQHGGCALFQDMQKLSQRRTQALVDLHVLGSTHADPHLCDFLESHFLDEQVKFIQKMGDHLIDLRKLAGPQAGLGEHFFERLTLKHD, via the exons ATGAGCTCCCAGATTCGTCAGAATTATTCCACCGAGGTGGAGGCCGCCGTCAACCGCCTGGTCAACATGCATCTGCGGGCCACGTACACCTACCTCTCTCTG GGCTTCTCTTTCCACCGGGAGGATTTGACTTTGGAGGGCGTGGGCCACTTTTTCTGCGAATTGGCCGAGGAGAAGCTCGAGGGCGCCGAGCGtctcttgaaaatgcaaaaccagCATGGCGGCTGCGCCCTCTTCCAGGACATGCAGAAGCTGTCCCAA AGAAGAACACAGGCCCTTGTGGATCTGCATGTCCTGGGTTCTACCCATGCAGACCCCCACCTCTGCGACTTCCTGGAGAGCCACTTCCTAGATGAGCAGGTGAAATTCATCCAGAAGATGGGCGATCACCTGATCGACCTCCGCAAGCTGGCTggtccccaggctgggctgggcgaGCATTTCTTTGAAAGGCTCACCCTCAAGCACGACTAG